Within Oribacterium sp. oral taxon 102, the genomic segment TCTCGGAGGATGCGGTACAGTATGATGTGGATGCGACGGGCTTCGGCTATGCACTCGGGGAGATCCCGCGGGTCGGCAGACTCGCTTTCCCGGCGGACGGCAGACTGATCGCCGCGGTGGAGGAGGAGAACCGCCGCATCAACAGAGAGATCCATACCTTTATCGGCAGGGTATGCAGCGGAGACCGCTTCGTGTCTGATGCCGAGACCAAGGACTGGATACGCCGCCATTTTCAGGGGAGATGCGTCGAGATGGAGGGGGCGGCGATCGCGCAGGTCGCGACGCAGAATCAGGTTCCCTTCGTCATTATCCGTGCGATTTCGGACAAGGCAGACAATTCTGCGCTGCTGGACTACCCGAGCTTCGAAAGGCAGGCGATCGCACACTGCGTGCGGCTGACGGAGGCGGTCGTTGCAAGGTTTGATTATGCTTGAAAAAAGCTTTTTCTGATGTTATTCTTTTCACAAACACGGGAAACGGAGGAGGAAAAGATGAGTGGAGTAAAGTTTGATGTAACGAAGGCGAGACCGTTCATTTCCGAGGAGGAGCTTCGGAATTTCAAGGCGCAGACCGAGAATGCGGCGAGGACGCTGCTGGAGCGGAGCGGTGCCGGAAATGATTTCCTCGGCTGGATCGACCTTCCGGCAGAATATGATAAGGAGGAGTTCACCCGCATTAAGGCGGCGGCGGAGAAGATCCGCCGGGACTCGGAGATTCTGCTCGTGATCGGCATCGGCGGCTCCTATCTCGGCGCGCGCGCAGCCAATGAATTCCTGAACAGCTGCTTCTACAATGAGCTCCCGCGGAAGAAGCGGAATGCGCCGGAGATCTACTATGTGGGGAATAATATTTCCTCGAAGTACATTCGGAATCTCGCGGAGCTTCTCGAGGGGAGGGACTTCTCCATCAATATTATCTCGAAGTCCGGAACGACCACCGAGCCGGCGATCGCCTTCCGCGTTTTCAAGGAGCTGCTCGAGGAGAGGTACGGAAAAGAAGCGGCGGCGAAGCGTATTTACGCGACGACAGACAGGGCGAAGGGCGCGCTCAAGCAGCTCGCGGACGAGCAGGGTTATGAGGAGTTTGTGGTGCCGGATGATGTCGGCGGACGCTTCTCCGTGCTTACTGCGGTCGGACTGCTGCCGATCGCGGCGAGCGGCGCAGATATCGACGCGCTGATGGCAGGCGCGGCGGCGATGCGAGAGAACTGCCTGCACGCACCGTATGAGGAAAATGACGCATTGCAGTACGCCGCGGCGCGCAATATCCTGCTTCGGAAAAACAAGTCCGTGGAGATCGTGGCGAACTATGAGCCGAGCCTGCATTATGTTTCCGAATGGTGGAAGCAGCTCTTCGGAGAGTCCGAGGGGAAGGATCAGAGAGGCCTCTTCCCTGCCGCGGCGGATCTGACGACAGACCTGCATTCTATGGGGCAGTTCATTCAGGACGGCTCCCGCATCATGTTCGAGACGGTGCTCAATATCGAAGAGTCCCCGGAGGAGCTCGTGCTCCGGGAGGAGCCGGTCGATACCGACGGCA encodes:
- a CDS encoding 5'-methylthioadenosine/adenosylhomocysteine nucleosidase is translated as MKIGIIGAMEEELSRLREALSEGTEEERGGLRFFSGKLSGREAVLVRSGIGKVNAGACTQLLIDRFQVDCVINTGIAGSLDPAIDIGDIVISEDAVQYDVDATGFGYALGEIPRVGRLAFPADGRLIAAVEEENRRINREIHTFIGRVCSGDRFVSDAETKDWIRRHFQGRCVEMEGAAIAQVATQNQVPFVIIRAISDKADNSALLDYPSFERQAIAHCVRLTEAVVARFDYA
- a CDS encoding glucose-6-phosphate isomerase; the protein is MSGVKFDVTKARPFISEEELRNFKAQTENAARTLLERSGAGNDFLGWIDLPAEYDKEEFTRIKAAAEKIRRDSEILLVIGIGGSYLGARAANEFLNSCFYNELPRKKRNAPEIYYVGNNISSKYIRNLAELLEGRDFSINIISKSGTTTEPAIAFRVFKELLEERYGKEAAAKRIYATTDRAKGALKQLADEQGYEEFVVPDDVGGRFSVLTAVGLLPIAASGADIDALMAGAAAMRENCLHAPYEENDALQYAAARNILLRKNKSVEIVANYEPSLHYVSEWWKQLFGESEGKDQRGLFPAAADLTTDLHSMGQFIQDGSRIMFETVLNIEESPEELVLREEPVDTDGMNYLAGKTVDFVNKSAMNGTILAHTDGQVPNFVVEIPKQDAYHLGELFYFFEFACGVSGYLNGVNPFNQPGVESYKRNMFALLGKPGYEALSAELRKRL